The following proteins come from a genomic window of Rissa tridactyla isolate bRisTri1 chromosome 11, bRisTri1.patW.cur.20221130, whole genome shotgun sequence:
- the ITK gene encoding tyrosine-protein kinase ITK/TSK, giving the protein MNNCVLLEELLIKKSQQKRRTSPSNFKVRFFVLTKSKLAYYEHRHGKKRTLKGSVELSRIKCVEIVKSDIIIPCQYKYPFQIVHDNYILYMFAPNRESRQRWVFTLKEETRNNNSLVSKCHPDFWLDGKWRCCAQTEKMAAGCVEYDPTKNASKKPLPPTPEDNWKLLLDPKEAVVIAIYDYEAQNPQELTLQYNEEYYVIDSSEEHWWLIQDKNGHEGYVPSSYLAEKSPENLQIYEWYNKNISRSKAETLLKDEGREGAFMVRDSRQPGMYTVSVFTKALSTDNNPVIKHYHINETTDFPKRYYLAEKHVFDCIPELINYHQHNAAGLVTRLRYAVSSWRKKAPITAGLSYGKLVINPSELTRVQEIGSGQFGVVYLGYLLEKTKVAIKTIREGAMSEEDFIEEAKVLMKLSHPKLVQLYGVCFENTPICLVFEFMENGCLSDYLRSQRGSFSKETLLGMCQDVCEGMAYLEQNSVIHRDLAARNCLVGESHVVKVSDFGMSRIVLDDQYTSSTGTKFPVKWSAPEVFSYSHYSTKSDVWSFGVLMWEVFSEGKIPYENRTNGEVVEEINAGFRLYKPKLASKAIYEVMSHCWRMRKDDRPSFSVLLYQLSEISEFDL; this is encoded by the exons aaaaaaaggactttgaaGGGTTCTGTGGAACTTTCCAGGATTAAATGTGTGGAAATTGTGAAAAGTGACATCATCATTCCCTGTCAGTATAAATATCCTTTCCAG ATCGTCCACGATAACTACATACTCTACATGTTTGCACCCAATCGCGAGAGCCGGCAGAGATGGGTCTTCACGCTGAAGGAAG AAACCAGAAACAACAACAGTTTGGTTTCAAAGTGCCATCCAGATTTTTGGCTAGATGGCAAGTGGAGATGCTGTGCTCAGACAGAGAAGATGGCAGCTGGTTGTGTGGAGTATGACCCCACCAAAAATG CCTCAAAGAagcctcttcctcccacccctgaAGATAACTGG AAATTGTTGCTAGATCCAAAGGAAGCCGTAGTCATAGCCATATATGACTATGAAGCCCAGAACCCGCAGGAGCTGACGTTACAATATAATGAGGAATATTATGTGATTGACAGCTCTGAGGAACATTGGTGGCTGATTCAAGATAAGAATGG GCATGAAGGCTACGTGCCAAGTAGCTACCTGGCGGAAAAATCACCCGAGAATCTGCAAATATATGA GTGGTACAATAAGAAcatcagcagaagcaaagcagaaacacTGCTCAAGGATGAG GGTAGGGAAGGTGCCTTCATGGTGAGAGACTCGAGGCAGCCTGGCATGTACACAGTCTCTGTTTTCACCAAAGCATTAAG CACGGATAACAATCCTGTTATAAAGCATTACCACATCAATGAGACAACTGACTTTCCCAAGCGATATTACTTGGCAGAAAAGCACGTCTTTGACTGCATCCCTGAACTCATCAACTATCACCAGCACAATGCAGCAG GTCTTGTCACTCGTTTGCGGTATGCAGTCTCTTCTTGGAGAAAAAAGGCCCCAATCACTGCAGGACTGAGCTACG GAAAATTGGTCATTAACCCCTCTGAGCTCACCCGTGTACAGGAAATCGGCAGTGGTCAGTTTGGGGTGGTCTACCTTGGCTACTTGCTGGAGAAGACAAAAGTAGCCATAAAGACCATTCGTGAAGGAGCAATGTCTGAAGAGGATTTCATCGAGGAAGCTAAAGTCTTGAT GAAGCTGTCTCACCCCAAGCTAGTCCAGCTTTATGGCGTGTGCTTTGAGAACACTCCCATTTGCCTGGTGTTTGAGTTCATGGAGAACGGCTGCTTGTCCGACTACCTCAGGAGCCAGCGGGGCAGTTTTTCAAAGGAAaccctgctggggatgtgccaaGATGTGTGTGAAGGAATGGCTTATCTGGAACAAAACTCTGTCATCCACAGAGACCTG GCCGCTAGGAACTGCCTGGTGGGGGAATCCCACGTGGTCAAAGTGTCCGACTTCGGCATGTCGAG gattGTCCTTGACGATCAGTATACCAGCTCCACGGGTACCAAGTTTCCAGTCAAGTGGTCTGCTCCAGAGGTTTTCTCCTACAGCCACTATAGCACCAAATCTGACGTTTGGTCATTTG gagTGCTGATGTGGGAGGTCTTCAGTGAAGGTAAAATCCCCTATGAGAACCGCACCAatggagaggtggtggaagaaatCAACGCAGGATTTCGGCTCTACAAACCCAAGCTGGCCTCCAAGGCGATTTATGAGGTCATGAGCCACTGCTGGAGGATG AGGAAAGATGACCGGCCGtccttttctgttctgctgtaCCAGCTGAGCGAAATCTCGGAGTTTGATCTGTAA